The following coding sequences are from one Ursus arctos isolate Adak ecotype North America unplaced genomic scaffold, UrsArc2.0 scaffold_23, whole genome shotgun sequence window:
- the CST6 gene encoding cystatin-M gives MAPPSLPRALGLGLLALCLLTLLCGTRARPGERLIGGRTNLSPSDPQVQKAAQAAVASYNMGSNSLYYFRDTNILKAQSQLVAGVKYYLTVEMGSTACRKNMATGDRVDITTCPLATGAQEEKLRCDFEILVVPWENSSQLLKHNCVTIS, from the exons ATGGCGCCTCCGAGCCTCCCGCGGGCGCTCGGCCTGGGCCTGCTCGCGCTCTGCCTCCTGACGCTGCTCTGCGGCACCCGCGCCCGCCCCGGGGAGCGTTTAATCGGAGGCCGCACGAACCTGTCGCCCAGCGACCCGCAGGTGCAGAAGGCGGCGCAGGCGGCCGTGGCCAGCTACAACATGGGCAGCAACAGCCTCTACTACTTCCGAGACACCAACATCCTCAAGGCGCAGAGCCAG ctggtGGCCGGTGTCAAGTACTACCTGACCGTTGAGATGGGGAGCACAGCCTGTCGCAAGAACATGGCCACTGGAGACCGCGTGGATATCACTACCTGCCCCCTTGCCACAGGAGCGCAGGAGGAG aAGCTGCGCTGCGACTTCGAGATCCTAGTGGTGCCCTGGGAGAATTCCTCGCAGCTTCTAAAGCATAACTGTGTGACCATATCGTAG
- the EIF1AD gene encoding probable RNA-binding protein EIF1AD: MSQATKRKHVVKEVLGEHMVPSDQQQIVRVLRTPGNNLHEVETAQGQRFLVSMPSKYRKNIWIKRGDFLIVDPIEEGEKVKAEISFVLCKDHVRSLQKEGLWPEAFSEMAEKQNNNRNRQTQPELPAEPQSSGEESSSEDDSDLFVNTNRRQYHESEEESEEEEAA; encoded by the exons ATGTCTCAGGCCACCAAGAGGAAGCATGTGGTGAAGGAGGTGCTGGGGGAGCACATGGTGCCCTCTGACCAGCAGCAGATCGTGAGG GTACTCAGGACCCCAGGGAACAATCTGCATGAGGTGGAGACAGCCCAGGGGCAGCGCTTCCTGGTGAGCATGCCCTCCAAATACCGTAAGAACATCTGGATCAAGAGAG GGGACTTCCTCATTGTTGACCCTattgaagagggagaaaaagtgaAAGCTGAGATCTCCTTTGTGCTCTGCAAAGACCATGTGCGCTCTCTGCAGAAGGAAGGGCTCTG GCCTGAAGCGTTCTCAGAAATGGCCGAGAAACAGAACAACAATAGGAACAG ACAGACTCAGCCAGAACTCCCGGCGGAGCCACAGTCCTCAGGAGAAGAGTCCAGCTCTGAAGATGATTCTGACCTCTTTGTTAACACCAACCGCAGACAGTATCACGAGAGTGAGGAGGAAAGCGAAGAAGAGGAGGCAGCCTGA
- the BANF1 gene encoding barrier-to-autointegration factor: protein MTTSQKHRDFVAEPMGEKPVGSLAGIGEVLGKKLEERGFDKAYVVLGQFLVLKKDEDLFREWLKDTCGANAKQSRDCFGCLREWCDAFL, encoded by the exons ATGACAACCTCCCAAAAGCACCGGGACTTCGTGGCAGAGCCCATGGGGGAAAagccagtggggagcctggccGGGATTGGTGAAGTCTTGGGCAAGAAGCTGGAGGAAAGGGGCTTTGACAAG GCCTATGTGGTCCTTGGCCAGTTTCTGGTGCTAAAGAAAGATGAAGATCTCTTCCGGGAATGGCTGAAGGACACATGTGGTGCCAATGCCAAGCAGTCCCGGGACTGCTTCGGGTGCCTTCGAGAGTGGTGCGACGCCTTCTTGTGA